GGTTCCTTTTGGTTTTGGAAAAAAGGTGAAGAAAGGAGGGGCGATAACTTCGGATGGCGAGCGATTCCTCTACATTACAAAGGGTTCAAATACCAGAGAGTTTTGGCGTTATGACACTCAGAATAAATTTTGGGATTCCTTGCCTTTGGTGCCGATTGGTGCCGGCAAAAATCTGAAAGGTGGCACGGGTATGGCTTATCTCAATGGTTTTGTTTATCTCTTAAAGGGTTCAAAGACCAATGAGTTCTATGCCTTTGACTGCGCCAATAACACCTGGATTGAGACTCTACCAAAAGCACCAGAAGGCACTTATAAAGGCAAAGGTTATGGCGATGGCTCTTGTTTAATCGCCTATGATGATAATACCCTCTATGCATTAAGGGGTAAGTATAATGAGTTCTATAAGTATGACATCTTGGCTCATACCTGGGAAAAAGATTCTTCTATGCTTTTCACTCATCCAATGTGGAATAAGAAGAAGAAGGTTGGCGAAGGTGCGGCAATGACCTTAAAGAGTGGCAAGATTTGTGCCTTCAAGGGAAACAATACCAAAGAGTTCTGGTCATTTGACCCAACGACTAAGTGGGCAGGCTTAGAGACAATCCCCAAACTCCCGGATAAGAAATATGTGAAGGGTGGTGGTGGACTCTGTACTTGGGTTGATGGCACAATCTATGCCTTAAAGGGAAATAATACCACTTCCATTTGGAAATATACCAGTGAAGATTTAACTTTGGTCCTTCCTTCACCGAATATCGGAACTCAGGAGTTAACTCATAGGACTTTTATCCAAATTAACTCCAATCCGACCAAGTGCTTAACCAAGGTCTACTACAATCTGCCGAAGAGAGAAGTTGCGGTCTTAAAGATTTATAACACCTTAGGAAATTTAGTTTATTCGGCAAAGAGCGATAAAGGTAAATTTACAATAAAGAAACTACCAGCAGGAATTTATCTCTTACGGTTTGAATCCGCCTCCGGTGGATACAAAGAAGAGAAGAAGTTAATCGTTGTCAAGTAAATAAATTTTTGACTTTTATCCCGTCTTTATTATTATATTAAAGGTGCCGGCGTGGCTCAGGGGTAGAGCAGCGGTTTCGTAAACCGCAGGTCGGCGGTTCGAATCCGCCCGCCGGCTTCTAATCAACCTCTAAGGCTTCAATCTCACAATCTCTTCCTCTAATGATTTCAATCTTTACCCCTTCGCACTTCGGGCAGGCAAAAACAGGAAGAACAAAATGGAAAGAAGGTTCCTCTTTTAAGGGAATTGGACCTTCATAACCACAATTTTGACATCTTAATTGAGCAGGAACTTCCTTAACTAAAATCTCTGCCTTTTCGCCCACCGTTCCTTTTAACCCTTCCTCAATCCAGAACTTTAACTGTTCACCATTCAGAAAGGTCAATTCGCCAACTGCCAATTTTAT
This portion of the candidate division WOR-3 bacterium genome encodes:
- a CDS encoding T9SS type A sorting domain-containing protein, which gives rise to VPFGFGKKVKKGGAITSDGERFLYITKGSNTREFWRYDTQNKFWDSLPLVPIGAGKNLKGGTGMAYLNGFVYLLKGSKTNEFYAFDCANNTWIETLPKAPEGTYKGKGYGDGSCLIAYDDNTLYALRGKYNEFYKYDILAHTWEKDSSMLFTHPMWNKKKKVGEGAAMTLKSGKICAFKGNNTKEFWSFDPTTKWAGLETIPKLPDKKYVKGGGGLCTWVDGTIYALKGNNTTSIWKYTSEDLTLVLPSPNIGTQELTHRTFIQINSNPTKCLTKVYYNLPKREVAVLKIYNTLGNLVYSAKSDKGKFTIKKLPAGIYLLRFESASGGYKEEKKLIVVK
- the hypA gene encoding hydrogenase maturation nickel metallochaperone HypA, with the translated sequence MHEFATAQSIIKTIKKVIEKEDVKRIYRIKLAVGELTFLNGEQLKFWIEEGLKGTVGEKAEILVKEVPAQLRCQNCGYEGPIPLKEEPSFHFVLPVFACPKCEGVKIEIIRGRDCEIEALEVD